One part of the Hyphomicrobiales bacterium genome encodes these proteins:
- a CDS encoding ABC transporter permease has translation MDILLEQNVGRVVGLNDTGTRQAMAAVGEWTITHADQIESHLASLVKPDNSEISISLKDIKTLDTSGVWLLLKLSKRWQKDNVRVTFVDVKAEHKILLEAISDAAQEIQAHNVPVPSKVGLLERCLGLISDGVSDVKRILSLLGALMAACARRITGLFLGALGKKPENGQVFRFPALFTHMMKTGLTAVPIICLMTFLIGAIMAQQGAYQLSFFGADVMAVDLVGVLITRDLGVVLTAIMVSGRSGSAYTAEIGSMKMREEIDALKVIGLDPVDVLLFPRILALIIIMPLLTVVANYSALLGAQVALWVYIDLSWELFLQRTRDAIPLTYFMMGIIKAPFMALIIGLIAMSEGLKVEGSSESLSHHTTVAVVKSIFMVIVVDGIFAVISASLGY, from the coding sequence ATGGACATTTTACTAGAACAAAATGTAGGCCGCGTGGTTGGTCTGAATGACACTGGCACACGCCAAGCAATGGCTGCGGTTGGTGAGTGGACTATTACCCATGCCGACCAAATTGAAAGCCATCTGGCCAGTCTCGTAAAACCAGATAATAGCGAGATTTCAATTTCACTAAAAGACATAAAAACCCTCGATACATCAGGGGTTTGGTTGTTGTTGAAGTTGAGTAAAAGGTGGCAAAAAGACAATGTTCGCGTCACTTTTGTTGATGTAAAGGCTGAACATAAAATCTTGCTAGAAGCGATTTCTGACGCCGCGCAAGAAATACAAGCGCACAACGTTCCTGTTCCATCGAAAGTAGGTTTGCTAGAGCGTTGTTTGGGCCTCATTTCAGACGGCGTTAGTGACGTAAAACGTATTCTCTCGCTGCTTGGTGCATTGATGGCGGCATGTGCTCGACGGATTACCGGTTTGTTTTTGGGCGCTTTGGGTAAAAAACCAGAAAATGGACAAGTCTTTAGGTTCCCGGCACTGTTCACTCATATGATGAAAACAGGTTTGACGGCTGTGCCCATCATCTGCCTGATGACCTTTTTGATCGGCGCTATCATGGCGCAACAAGGGGCTTATCAGCTGAGCTTTTTTGGTGCAGATGTGATGGCGGTTGATCTGGTTGGCGTGCTGATCACGCGGGATTTGGGCGTTGTGTTGACTGCTATCATGGTATCTGGCCGATCAGGTTCTGCCTACACTGCGGAAATTGGTTCCATGAAGATGCGTGAAGAGATCGACGCGTTGAAAGTGATCGGTCTTGATCCGGTTGATGTTCTGCTCTTCCCCCGCATTTTGGCGTTGATCATCATCATGCCATTGCTAACTGTTGTGGCGAACTATTCCGCCTTGCTTGGCGCACAGGTGGCGCTTTGGGTTTATATCGACCTATCATGGGAATTATTCCTGCAACGCACGCGCGATGCCATTCCCCTTACTTATTTTATGATGGGTATTATCAAGGCTCCTTTCATGGCGTTGATCATTGGGTTGATTGCCATGTCTGAAGGGTTGAAGGTTGAGGGTAGCTCTGAATCATTATCCCATCACACCACTGTCGCCGTCGTAAAATCGATTTTCATGGTGATTGTGGTCGATGGTATTTTTGCGGTGATTTCCGCTAGTCTTGGATATTGA
- a CDS encoding glycosyltransferase family 1 protein: MKIVIVSDAWYPQVNGVVRTLERTVSELNTMGHETHVVSPQPFYTVPCPTYPEIRLSLTTATAVGGEIAKHNPDHIHIATEATLGRAARSYCQSNGRPFTTSYHTRFPEYLSARFPIPISWTYAYLRNFHNSGNGCMVATPSLRHNLAAQGFTKLVPWTRGVDSELFHPDKRVDLGFEGPVQLYVGRVAVEKNIEAFLETSVGGTKVVVGDGPARDELEAKYPDVKFVGTKFGDELARYYASADVFVFPSKTDTFGIVMLEALASGVPVAGYPVMGPVDVIGHDKTVGRLSENLGEAIEQALRCDPAVCRSFAEERSWRTVAEMFLENVEAIYKIKEPRVKRDAMVSLSSERV, encoded by the coding sequence ATGAAAATCGTCATTGTTTCAGACGCTTGGTATCCGCAGGTCAATGGTGTTGTACGCACGTTGGAACGCACCGTCAGTGAATTGAATACGATGGGGCATGAGACACATGTGGTCTCGCCTCAGCCATTTTACACGGTCCCTTGTCCGACTTATCCTGAGATTAGATTATCACTGACGACGGCAACGGCTGTTGGTGGTGAGATTGCAAAGCATAACCCTGACCATATTCATATTGCAACTGAGGCAACGCTTGGCAGAGCGGCGCGGTCTTATTGCCAATCCAATGGGCGCCCGTTTACGACAAGCTATCACACGCGCTTTCCTGAATATTTAAGCGCGCGGTTTCCCATCCCTATTTCATGGACATATGCCTACCTTCGCAATTTCCATAATTCAGGCAATGGCTGCATGGTTGCGACACCGTCACTAAGGCATAATTTGGCCGCGCAAGGATTTACGAAACTCGTGCCTTGGACGCGTGGTGTTGATAGTGAGCTTTTTCATCCTGATAAGCGAGTGGACCTAGGCTTTGAAGGACCCGTTCAACTTTATGTTGGGCGTGTGGCTGTTGAAAAGAACATCGAAGCCTTTTTGGAAACCAGTGTTGGCGGCACGAAAGTCGTGGTTGGTGATGGGCCTGCACGCGATGAACTTGAAGCTAAATATCCAGATGTGAAATTTGTCGGTACGAAATTTGGTGATGAACTTGCGCGTTATTACGCATCGGCAGATGTCTTCGTCTTTCCAAGCAAAACGGATACATTCGGCATCGTCATGTTGGAAGCACTCGCAAGCGGTGTTCCTGTTGCAGGCTATCCCGTCATGGGCCCCGTCGATGTGATCGGCCATGATAAAACAGTTGGTCGCTTGTCTGAAAATTTGGGTGAAGCAATAGAGCAAGCATTACGGTGTGACCCTGCTGTCTGCCGAAGTTTTGCCGAAGAGCGGTCTTGGCGCACTGTCGCAGAAATGTTCTTGGAAAATGTTGAAGCCATTTACAAAATCAAAGAACCACGGGTGAAACGCGATGCGATGGTTTCGCTTTCATCAGAACGGGTATAA
- a CDS encoding threonine/serine dehydratase, giving the protein MLNTPTYQDVLKATHRIAGHAIKTPLLTSNILDDLCGGRVFLKAENLQRTGSFKFRGAMNSVSAYLEQNPDLAKSGVIACSSGNHAQGIAEAARLLNIPATIIMPFDAPQIKVDRTRRSGATVLFFDRANEDRDVVTNAKAEELGAVLIHPYNNPYVMAGQGTCALEAIDFFDDNDIDLNRVFACTGGGGLSAGIATVLKERLPKVKFHTVEPEDFDDYSRSLVKGERVANPTTVGSICDAIITPTPGELSFSILKDYASQGLTISDEDALRAVAFAFNELKVVVEPGGAAALAALLSKKIDIRGETVLVTLSGGNIDPEMMQKALSLEASR; this is encoded by the coding sequence ATGCTGAACACTCCCACCTACCAAGATGTACTCAAGGCTACTCATCGAATTGCTGGCCACGCGATTAAAACGCCGTTGCTTACCTCCAATATTTTGGATGACCTTTGCGGTGGGCGGGTATTCTTGAAAGCGGAGAATTTGCAGCGCACTGGGTCGTTTAAGTTTCGTGGTGCGATGAATTCTGTCTCGGCCTATTTGGAGCAAAACCCTGATCTTGCAAAGAGCGGAGTAATCGCTTGCTCTTCTGGCAATCACGCACAAGGAATAGCCGAGGCTGCGCGACTGCTGAATATTCCTGCGACAATCATCATGCCTTTTGACGCGCCGCAAATCAAAGTGGATCGCACGCGTCGGTCTGGTGCAACGGTTTTGTTTTTTGATCGTGCGAATGAAGATCGTGATGTTGTCACCAACGCTAAAGCAGAAGAACTTGGTGCCGTGCTCATCCACCCCTACAACAACCCCTATGTCATGGCGGGGCAGGGAACTTGCGCATTGGAAGCAATTGATTTCTTTGACGACAACGATATTGACTTGAACCGCGTGTTTGCTTGTACGGGCGGAGGTGGTCTTTCTGCTGGCATTGCTACCGTGCTAAAAGAACGTCTGCCAAAGGTGAAATTCCACACGGTGGAGCCTGAAGATTTCGACGATTACAGTCGCTCCCTTGTGAAGGGTGAACGGGTCGCCAATCCAACCACCGTTGGATCAATTTGTGACGCGATTATTACGCCGACGCCGGGTGAACTGAGTTTTTCAATATTGAAAGATTATGCATCACAAGGTCTGACGATCTCAGATGAAGATGCATTGCGCGCGGTTGCCTTTGCGTTCAACGAGCTCAAAGTTGTGGTTGAACCAGGTGGCGCAGCGGCGCTGGCAGCTTTGTTATCAAAGAAGATTGATATACGAGGGGAGACTGTGTTGGTAACACTTTCTGGTGGAAATATTGACCCAGAAATGATGCAAAAAGCTTTGTCGCTAGAAGCATCTCGTTAA
- a CDS encoding MFS transporter → MNSSIKIALFVSSVFLGLGIFLPFFPSWLLGQGYTANEVAILLSISLVVRVFFSPYAVAVAGGLSQRRYAAYLFCFVSVVSFAVLGFVDSFIVVLILLSVFSVFWHALIPLGDSFVLSEVRLSGANYGHIRLWGSVAFVVANLAAGMFLADLGTNGVFWLILAMLALSFIVSFLLPTYRLDPSDRPKVGAHGLGGLIAFLKGRQFLQIAALAGLIQASHVLVYGFGTIDWLARGYTASQIGWFWAVGVIAEILLFTQASKLFLKIGASRLLLLGAVAATLRWALHGSMDSVVLILMVQILHGFSFGATHLGLQAYIAKEVSEEETPAAQGASTFVAGLLAAGLTFFCGTLYAQFGLQSFYAMAAVSLIAVVFLLSTPKLRRGG, encoded by the coding sequence TTGAATTCTTCTATAAAAATAGCACTTTTTGTGTCTTCGGTTTTCCTGGGACTTGGTATTTTCTTGCCCTTTTTCCCGTCATGGTTGTTAGGCCAGGGTTATACAGCAAATGAGGTAGCGATTCTGTTGAGTATTTCACTGGTCGTCCGCGTTTTTTTCTCGCCCTACGCGGTGGCTGTGGCAGGTGGCTTATCTCAACGTCGTTATGCAGCTTATCTCTTCTGTTTTGTGTCGGTCGTGAGCTTTGCAGTGTTGGGTTTTGTTGACAGTTTCATTGTCGTGCTCATTTTGCTCAGCGTCTTTAGTGTTTTTTGGCATGCACTCATCCCGCTTGGCGATTCTTTCGTCTTGAGTGAGGTGCGTCTTAGCGGAGCAAATTACGGTCATATTAGGCTCTGGGGATCTGTTGCTTTTGTGGTCGCAAATCTCGCAGCTGGAATGTTCTTGGCTGATCTTGGAACCAACGGAGTGTTTTGGTTGATTTTGGCAATGCTTGCCCTGTCATTCATTGTGAGTTTTTTGCTACCAACCTACCGCCTTGATCCCAGTGACAGACCCAAAGTTGGAGCTCATGGCCTTGGAGGGTTGATTGCTTTTTTGAAGGGGCGACAATTTTTGCAAATCGCGGCGCTCGCCGGACTTATTCAGGCGTCGCATGTTCTTGTCTATGGATTTGGAACGATTGATTGGCTGGCTAGAGGTTATACCGCAAGTCAGATCGGCTGGTTTTGGGCGGTGGGTGTGATCGCAGAAATATTGCTCTTTACGCAGGCCTCTAAATTGTTCTTAAAAATCGGTGCATCGCGCCTGCTTTTGTTGGGGGCTGTTGCTGCTACATTGCGTTGGGCATTGCATGGTTCAATGGACAGCGTGGTGTTGATTTTGATGGTTCAAATCCTGCATGGTTTCTCGTTTGGAGCGACCCATTTAGGTTTGCAGGCTTACATTGCGAAAGAAGTCAGTGAAGAAGAAACACCAGCCGCGCAAGGCGCCTCAACCTTTGTTGCAGGGCTATTGGCTGCAGGGCTTACCTTTTTCTGTGGCACACTTTATGCGCAATTTGGGTTGCAAAGTTTTTATGCAATGGCCGCTGTATCGTTAATTGCCGTTGTCTTTTTGCTATCAACCCCAAAGCTGCGGCGTGGGGGGTAA
- a CDS encoding protein phosphatase CheZ: MGELIKPNDISEDDYRAIEEAVMETARGRWFLAEYAKRNRESDTVRVVEAIDNLKSYISSEHDPADMLQLRLDIVDMTQTIEQIKTEVANTGDNGTTISDAQVELNVVLDETEDATSNILSSAEKIQEIIWELKETDKDNSQFDKIDELVTDVYMACSFQDLTGQRLRKVVGLTSDIEQRLKNMVSLWDADELHRYKQSDAASHEDEHLKNGPALPTDAQEQNEIDAVLSAEDVEFEAALDWSDPDNEAVSDEDAFFVIDDSFEEAPDPNMMAFEADTEDELAFQAPPAEEVMDDDDEWEVNPASLPETQEQASADVQDADEEIGVAPLHARLAQFS; the protein is encoded by the coding sequence ATGGGCGAATTGATTAAACCAAACGACATTTCCGAAGACGATTACCGTGCGATTGAAGAAGCGGTAATGGAGACGGCAAGAGGGCGCTGGTTTCTAGCTGAATACGCGAAACGAAATCGCGAGTCTGACACTGTCCGCGTGGTCGAAGCGATCGACAATCTGAAAAGCTATATAAGCTCAGAACACGATCCTGCCGACATGCTGCAATTGCGTCTTGATATTGTGGATATGACGCAGACTATCGAGCAAATTAAAACCGAAGTCGCAAACACCGGCGACAACGGCACGACAATAAGCGATGCCCAAGTAGAGCTAAACGTTGTTTTAGATGAAACAGAAGATGCGACATCGAACATCCTCTCTTCTGCTGAAAAAATTCAAGAGATCATTTGGGAATTAAAAGAAACTGATAAAGACAATTCCCAATTCGATAAAATCGATGAACTTGTAACAGATGTTTACATGGCCTGCTCATTCCAAGATTTGACTGGCCAACGTTTGCGTAAAGTCGTTGGGCTAACATCAGACATCGAGCAGCGCCTTAAAAACATGGTCAGCCTTTGGGATGCCGATGAATTACATCGATATAAACAAAGCGATGCTGCAAGCCACGAAGACGAACATCTGAAAAACGGACCTGCCTTGCCTACAGACGCGCAAGAGCAAAACGAAATTGATGCCGTATTATCAGCCGAAGATGTGGAATTTGAAGCCGCACTTGATTGGTCTGATCCGGATAACGAAGCTGTTTCTGATGAAGACGCGTTCTTCGTCATTGACGATAGTTTTGAAGAAGCTCCTGATCCAAATATGATGGCCTTCGAAGCAGACACGGAAGACGAGCTTGCCTTCCAAGCGCCTCCTGCAGAAGAAGTCATGGACGATGATGACGAATGGGAAGTGAACCCAGCATCATTGCCAGAAACGCAAGAACAAGCATCTGCAGACGTTCAAGATGCGGATGAAGAAATAGGGGTTGCCCCTCTTCATGCGCGCCTTGCTCAATTTAGCTAG
- the dgcA gene encoding N-acetyl-D-Glu racemase DgcA, giving the protein MPSLTLKAYSHSLPLEKPFRISRGVRTTANMVVAEISDGAHTGRGECMPYPRYDETIESVLELLANVAKDEENFATLEACQSALPPGAARNALDCARLDFEAKKSGLSVANRFGLTMKPQVTAFTLGIDTPSAMYEAAKAANDRQVLKIKLGAGEEDIERLAAVRRGSPEAKLIVDANEGWKPKDFDHHLKSCIENNVGLIEQPLPAGDDDALLSIKSPIPICADESLHTREELDHIEKRYDAINIKLDKTGGLSEAMVVLEDAEKRGLTIMVGCMLSSSLSMAPAVYVAQRATWVDLDGPLLLASDCDHGLTYEGSTILPPTPQLWG; this is encoded by the coding sequence ATGCCCTCTCTCACCCTCAAAGCCTATTCTCACAGCCTACCGCTGGAAAAACCTTTTCGAATTTCGCGAGGGGTTCGCACCACTGCAAATATGGTGGTGGCTGAAATATCAGATGGCGCGCACACCGGACGGGGCGAATGCATGCCCTATCCTCGATATGACGAGACAATTGAAAGCGTGCTTGAGCTTTTAGCAAATGTTGCAAAAGATGAAGAAAATTTTGCGACACTCGAAGCCTGTCAAAGCGCCCTCCCTCCAGGCGCTGCACGCAACGCACTTGATTGCGCGCGACTTGATTTTGAGGCCAAAAAATCTGGGCTCTCCGTCGCCAACCGTTTTGGCCTTACCATGAAGCCTCAAGTGACAGCATTTACACTGGGCATCGACACGCCTTCCGCCATGTATGAGGCCGCGAAAGCTGCCAACGATCGGCAGGTTTTAAAAATCAAGTTAGGGGCGGGAGAAGAAGATATTGAGCGCCTTGCGGCTGTACGCCGTGGGTCGCCTGAAGCAAAGCTAATTGTTGACGCCAATGAGGGCTGGAAGCCGAAAGACTTTGATCATCATTTAAAAAGCTGCATTGAAAACAACGTCGGCCTAATTGAGCAGCCCTTACCAGCAGGCGACGATGATGCTTTGCTCTCAATCAAATCACCCATCCCAATTTGTGCCGATGAAAGCCTTCACACCAGAGAAGAGCTCGATCATATCGAAAAGCGCTACGATGCGATAAACATCAAACTTGATAAAACCGGCGGCCTATCAGAAGCAATGGTGGTGCTTGAAGACGCTGAAAAGCGCGGTCTAACCATAATGGTTGGTTGCATGCTTTCATCGTCGCTTTCCATGGCACCTGCGGTTTATGTAGCCCAGCGTGCCACATGGGTTGACCTTGATGGCCCACTCTTATTGGCGAGCGATTGCGATCACGGATTGACCTATGAGGGCAGCACCATCTTACCCCCCACGCCGCAGCTTTGGGGTTGA